One Polynucleobacter sp. SHI8 genomic window, ATTGCAAAACACAAAAAAATGAGCCTTGATCAACAAAACCAATCTTCCTTAATTGCCGTAGGATTACAAAAAACGTATGGTAAAAGAACAGTCGTTCGTGATGTCGGATTAGAGGTCAAAACTGGTGAAATTGTAGGACTTTTAGGTCCTAATGGAGCTGGAAAAACGACTTCCTTCTATATGATCGTAGGCTTAGTACCTGCCGATAAAGGCACAATATCTTTAGATAATAAAATTATCAGTGGCTTGCCAATACATGAAAGGTCTTTGAGGGGCCTTTCATATTTACCTCAAGAAGTCTCTATTTTTCGCAAATTAACCGTCGCTGAAAATATACAAGCGGTTTTAGAACTACAAACTGCAGCAAATGGTAAAAGGCTCACCAAAAGTGCCATGAATGCCAAGCTAAATGAATTGCTTGATGAATTACAAATACCTCACCTCCGAGATAACCAGGCACTATCCTTGTCAGGCGGGGAAAGAAGAAGGGTTGAAATTGCCCGCGCTTTAGCTACCAATCCTAAATTTATCCTCTTAGATGAACCATTTGCAGGGGTAGACCCCATTGCCGTTGGGGAAATTCAGAGGATTATTCGATTTTTAAAAGAGCGCAATATCGGCGTTCTCATTACTGATCATAATGTGAGAGAAACTCTTGGTATTTGTGACCATGCTTATATTATTAGTGAGGGCACTGTTTTAGCACAGGGCCTCCCAAGTGAAATCATCGAGAACGAAAGCGTCAGACGAGTTTATCTCGGTGAAAATTTCCGAATGTAAATAAATTTTATTCAGTACTTGGCTTTTTGGGCAAGGACTGATAACCTGTAATTGTAGTGAAATGGTAGGTAGGTCGTAGTTGAATTGCTTTTGTCAATTTTATTAACCGTCACGCTTATTGGGGAATGTATGAAAGTCATAATTCACAGCCATCACGTTGCAGTAAGTCCCAGCATAAAAGATCACTTGGAAGAAAAATTAACTGTCATTAAGAAGCATTTTGATCAAATCATTCAAATCAACGCAGTTCTTGGAGTTGAAAAAGCACATGAAAAAGAACTGCGCCAATCTGCAGAGCTTACACTTCATGTCAAGGGAAAGGACCTTTTTGCCATATCCCATCATGAAAATCTTTATCAAGCAATTGATTTAGCCGTTGCTAAATTAGATAAACAAATTATTAAAGTTAAAGAAAAAGTCAAAAACCACCACCATCCTGTTGCAATGAAGCATATTTCAGCGGATAGTGCCGTGTTGAATCTATAATAGGCGCATGAGCGAACTCGCAGAGATACTACCTACTAACCAAATTTATCTTGATGTCGAAGTAAATGACGTCAATGGTTTATTTTCTCTAGCGAGTTCTCAATTTGCTGCTGTTACAGAGCTCCCTGAGAAATTAATTTATGAATGCTTACAAGCACGAGAATCTCTTGGTTCTACGGGTCTTGGAGTAGGTGTAGCAATTCCTCACGGTCGAGTTAAAGGCCTCAAGGAAGCTCATGCTAGTTTTTATAGGCTCTCGAAAGGGATTGACTTTAAAACATCTGACCAAATCGCAGTTGATATTGTCATTTTCTTATTAGTTCCTGAAGCAGCTACTCAAAAACATCTCGAACTATTATCAGAAATTGCCCAAATCTTAGCCGATAAATCAAAGCGTTCTTTGTTGCGTGAAATGACATCTGTAAACAATCTTCTTTCTGAAATGACCAATAGGACACATTAAAAATGATTCAGCAACTGTCACTTATTGGGATCAGTGCACAACATATTTTTGATGAAAATTTTGAAGATTTAAAATTACACTGGGTTACCGGTCAGGAAGGTGCTGATCGTTGCTTTGACCCAGGTATTGTAAAAGAGGCTTCTTCATCTTCAGACTTAGTAGGCCATTTGAACTTGATTCACCCCAGTCGATTGCAGGTTTGTGGTCAGCCTGAAATACAGTACCTAGAGCGTCTGCATAAAGCACAATTGCGTCATCAATTAGTTGATTTAATTAATATGCGGCCCCCGTGTCTGATTGTGGCAGATGGAGAAGAGGCAACTGAGGATCTCAAACTTTTTTGCCAGCGATCTTCTACTCCCCTATTTTCTACAACTCTAGCAGCTTCTGAGGTCATTGATCACTTACGACTTTACCTGACTAAATTAGGCGCTCCAAAAATCACAATGCATGGTGTTTTTATGGATATTTTGGGTCTCGGTGTCCTACTAACTGGTGATTCTGGTTTAGGTAAAAGCGAATTAGGGCTAGAGCTGATCTCAAGGGGACATGGTCTTGTCGCTGATGATGCAGTTGATTTTGCTAGATTAGGGCCTGATTATGTCGAAGGCCGATGCCCTAGTATTTTAAGAGACCTTCTTGAAGTCAGGGGTTTAGGTCTTTTAGATATTCGTACTATATTTGGTGAAACTGCTGTTAGAAGAAAACTTAAACTGCGATTAATCGTACAACTAGTTCGGCGCAATGAAGGCGAGTTTGAACGCTTGCCTCTAGAATCTCAATTTATAGAGGTTCTGGGTTTACCCATTCGTACTGTAAAAATACAAGTTGCTGCTGGTCGAAATCTTGCAGTTCTCGTTGAAGCCGCAGTTCGTAACACCATTCTTCAATTACGAGGCATCAATACGCTTGATGATTTTGTGTCTCGTCAACGAGAAATGATGCATTTAGAATCGGGATCAAAAGGTTCGAAATAATGCACATATATATTATTTCAGGAACCTCAGGGTCAGGTAAATCTGTTGTTATTCGCGCTTTAGAGGACGCAGGTTTTAATTGCATTGATAACTTACCTGTCAATCTTCTTGAAAATTTAATACAAGGCCTAGATCCAATAAACAATAATTTAGTTGCGGTTGCTATTGATGGCAGACAAGGTGACTCGATTCATAATTTACCGTCCATCATCGCTAAGTTAAAAGCAAATTATGAGATAACCGTTTTATTTTTAGATGCCTCAACAACAACTTTAGTCAATCGCTTCTCAGAAACCAGAAGGCGACACCCCTTATCGATAAAAGCCAATAATCAATCTGAATACTCCTTAATTGAATCCATTAATTTCGAGCGCGAATTACTATCGAGCATTAATAACATTGGGCATCATATTGATACAACTAATTTATCCTCAAATACTCTTAGAAACTGGGTAAAGGATTTAGTGCAAGAAAATGTTCAAGGTCTTACACTCTTGTTTGAATCTTTTGGTTATAAGCATGGGATCCCTCAGGATATTGATCTTATTTTTGATATGCGCTGCATTCCAAATCCTTACTATGAAAATGCACTTCGCCATTTAACTGGCAATGATGATCCAGTAAAAGAATTTCTTAATATACAGGCAGAATTTAAAGATCTAAAAAAAGATATTTATGACTTCCTTTGTCGTTGGATACCTAAATATCAAATTGATGGTCGTAGCTATTTAACGATTGGCATTGGCTGTACAGGAGGTCAACACCGATCTGTGGCAATGGTGAATGACCTTCATCAAGCATGTTTAAAAAGCTCAGAAAAAATGTTTCAATCGATGACGATTCTGAAGCGACATCGTGAATTGAATCGACATTCACAAGTGGTATCTCAAGAGCACAAATAGTCATTAACCCATTGTCTGATGGGTGTTGGTAGTCCTAAATGTTCACAATCAGAAATGTTTACCCACTGATATTGATTTAAATTTAAATCAAATTTTTCATTTAATTCAATAATTCGAATTTGAAAATATAAAGTACGATGCGTAAAAACATGCTTTCGAGGGGCTAATAATTTTGCGGTTTTATAAGGAAGCTTTAGCAAATCACTTGGCAATCCTAAAAAATCCTGAATAGATAGTTGCAAAGGCTCTGACGGTGTTTGCATCACTTCAACCCAACTAGACTCTGGTAGGCTCCACAACCCTCCCCATATACCTTTCGCGGGTCTTAATTCAAATAAAACCTGATGATTTGCCAAAATAAAAAGCATCTCTGATTGCACCATTTTATTTTTGACTTTTTTGACTTGAAGTGGGATCAGGCTTACTTTAGATTGTGTAAACGCCTGACATGAAGATTGAAAAACACAATTCGAGCATTTAGGATTTTTAGGAGTGCAAACGGTTGCCCCAAAATCCATCAAGGCTTGAGTATATGCGGGCATATCTTTGGCATTTTGTGGCACGAATGTTTGTGCTTTTTTCCATAAATCTTGATGTACTGTTGCATTCTTGACATCACCCTCAACACCTAAAAATCTTGCAAGAAGTCTTTTTACATTAGCGTCTAAGATGCTGATACGCTCATCAAAACAAAATGAGGCGATTGCTGCAGCGGTAGACATTCCGATACCTGGTAGAGTGGCTAAGAGCGCTGAAGACTCGGGAAACCGCCCGGAAAATTGCTCCTCGATCGTCTTGGCACAGGCGTGGAGATTTCTAGCTCTTGTATAGTACCCAAGGCCAGCCCAGAGGGCCATCACTTGATCCTGAGATGCCAGCGCAAGATCATGTACCGTGGGGAAGACTTGTATGAACTCTATGTATCGTTCTTTAACTGTTGCAACCTGAGTTTGTTGCAACATAATTTCTGACAACCACACTTTATATGGATCTTTTTGATTTTGCCAAGGGAGTCCTTTTCTGCCGTGGAACTTGCTCCATTGCAAAAGTGTTGAAGAAAAATCGTTCACTTTTGACAAACAGGACAAAAATATGTTGATCGTTGGCCTTGGACAATTTGTTTGATCGAAGTTTGACAAGCATTACATGGCATTCCAGCACGATCATACACATTGGTTAAAACCATAAAGTGTCCTGGCTCACCATCACTGTGTACAAAGTCTTTTAAACTACTGCCACCTGCCCTAATCGCTTTTTCAAGGATCAAGCGCACAGCTTGAGCCAATCTAGCATATCCTTGCTTAGAAATCTTGCCTGCGGCTTTTTTGGGATTTATTTTTGCCTCAAACAGACTCTCTGAACAGTAAATGTTGCCAACTCCTACGACAACCTGACCTGCTAAAAGATATTGCTTTACTGATATCGTTCTTCCACGAGATTTTTTATATAACAATTCTCCACCTAGCTCACCTGAAAATTCTGGTTCAAATGGCTCTACCCCTAATTTAGTTAATAAAGGGAAACTCTCCACTGGACCATCTTCTTTAGGATGCCAGTGTATCGAACCAAATTTTCTTGGGTCATGTAAGCGTAAAGCTAATTTTCCAAAATGAAACTCAACCCGATTATATTTTTTAGGAGCTTCTTCTACTTTGTGGATACGTAATACCCCAGTCATCCCTAAATGCAATAGCATCACCCCATGACTGAACTCAAATAATAAATATTTTCCACGCCGCCTAATATCTATACAAGGTTGACCTAAAAGTATTTTTTCCAAATGATGCGGGACTGGCCACCTCAAGCGACCATCATGAACAATTACTTTTGTAATTGTTTTTCCCTTAATTTGTGGCGAGATCCCTTGCCTAGTCACTTCAACTTCTGGTAATTCGGGCATATATTCAGTAGATTAATTCAGAGTTATATAGAATAGACAAATGCTTAAATACAATTTATATCAAATTAGACGAATTTTCACGCTATGTATCATTAGCATCATGCCATATTTTATGGTTGCCCATAGCATTGCACAGCCTCAAAGCTCTAGGAGTGAGGGTGAGCGTTATGCTAGTGAAATGTTTCAGTATTTAGTTTCTCAGGTTGCGTTACAAAGAGGTGATATCGCCCTGTCTTATCAAACGATGTTTAATCTCGCCAAAAATACACGAGATCCTCGAATTGCTCAAAGCGCTATGGAGATCGCTCTTGCCGCTCAATCACCAGATGCATCCCTAGAGTCAGCAAGGCTTTGGGATGAACTCACTCCGGATACTGATACAAACTCCAAAGAGGTTTTTCTCACACTTTTAATGTTCAACAATAAATGGAATGAAGCGGTTGAGCCAACAATCAAGTATTTAAAATCTCAAACTCCAGCTAAACGGGAGGATTTTTTAACTCAAATACTACCTATTATCGGTAAATCAAATAATCAAGATGTTTCGAACGTTGCCATAGCAAAGATTATTAACGCTCTTAAACCATTGCCAAAAAACACAAATATTTTGTTTATCTATGCTTTAGGTGAAGAGAAATTAGGTAACTTTTCGAATATGGAGAAAGTTTTACTTTCCATCATTCAACAAAAACCCGATGATGCTAGTGCTTTAAATGCGCTTGGTTACTCATATGCTGATAGAAATATTAATTTAACTGAAGCATTACGTTTAATTCTGAAAGCAAATTCATTATCACCAAATGATCCCTATATTCTTGATAGCCTAGGTTGGGTTTATTTTCGTCTTGGAAGAAATGATTTAGCTATTCAATACTTAACACAGTCTTTTAACCAGCTCGCTGAAGCTGAAGTTGGAGCTCATTTAGGTGAAGTGCTTTGGGTCAGCCAACAGCCTGAAGCTGCTGAAAAAGTTTGGCGTAAAGCAGAATCCATTAATGCCAGTCAAGTTACTTTAAGAGATACCCTTAGACGTCTTAGGCCAGACTGGTCTAGCGCAGAACTTTTTGATGAAGCCATATCTCGTCAATGGGATGGGCGATTTGCGGTTACCATCAATTCAAAACAAACCAAAAATGGTGGCAATGGGGCCTTTACATTGATTCACGAAAACCTAAATGATAATCTTGAAATTAGAGGTCCTTTAGGAGCATCTATTGCAAAAATTAATGTAACTCCCAGTCGCGCCACCTTAGAACAAAATGGTCGGACTATTTCAGAGATTGATGCAGACCAATTAGTGTTTCAAGCGACACAGTTACCCATCCCAGCAAGAGGACTTTCTGCTTGGCTTTCAGGTTTCTCAAGACCAGGCTCACCTGGGGCTGTTAAACGTAATGAGGCTGGTCAAGTGACGGAAATTACCCAAGATGGTTGGTTGCTTAAATATACTTGGGATACGAATAATAAATTGCAAAGACTTAATATGACTCGCTCCAACCAAGATGGTGATATCGAAGTCAGACTCATTATCGATTAATGGCATGTCTGAGTTTTTAAACATTTCAGCGCCTGCAAAATTAAATCTCTTTTTACATGTCACTGGAAGAAGAGATGATGGTTATCACCTTTTGCAAAGTGTTTTTCAACTCATTGATTTGTCAGATACCGTTCAATTACGTCCTAGAGAAGACTCTCTTATTAATCGTATTCGCCCTTTACCAAACGTACCTCCTGAGGATGATTTAGTTGTAAAAGCAGCACGTTTATTACAAGAAACTTTTCATTTAAAGTGTGGGGTTGATATCGCTTTAGATAAAAAAATCCCTATGGGTGCTGGTCTTGGAGGTGGATCTTCAGATGCTGCTAGTACCTTATTAGGGCTCAATCATCTTTGGAACTTAAATCTACCATTACAAGAATTAATGTCTTTAGGCGTGCGTTTAGGTGCGGATGTCCCTTTTTTTATTTATGGGAAAAATGCTTTCGTAGAGGGTATTGGGGATGTGTTACATGAAGTTTCCTTAAGAAAATCTACCTTTTTTGTCATTTATCCAGGGGTTTCAATAACAACAAAAAATATATTTTCAGCGCCTCATTTGACGCGAAATCGATCACAGATTACAATAACTGACTTTGAAGAGCGTTACGCTAGTCAAAAGAAGTTAGATAATGATTTACAAGCAGTGGCAACGCAAATGTATTCGGAAGTTTCGATGGCATTGAGCTTTTTGGAGCAGCAATTTCCAAATACTCATCCATTGATGACTGGTTCAGGAAGTTCAGTTTTTTGTGAAATTTCAGAATCTACATCGGTGGAAAAATGTTTATCATTACTACCACCTATGTGGCTAGGTTTTAAAGTTCATAGTCTTTTGCAGCACTCGGCTTATAATTTAGGATCTAAGGTCAACACACAAGAGGGGAGTCGCCAAGTTGGTTAAGGCACCGGATTTTGATTCCGGCATCCGAAGGTTCGAGTCCTTCCTCCTCTGCCACCTTTCTTTTATGTTCCAATTCCATCAATTCCCCCAAGCAAATCTTACTTTGCTCCCTCTATCGGAGAAATCATGAGTAATGAGTCAATGACAATTTTTACTGGTAATGCCAATCCCGTTTTAGCAAAGTCGGTTGCGGATTACCTTGGTCAAGAACTCGGAAAAGCTATGGTGGGAAGATTTTCAGATGGTGAAATTCAAGTAGAGATTCAAGAAAATGTACGAAGTAAGCACGTTGTCGTGTTACAACCCACCTGTGCACCTACCAATGACAATTTAATGGAATTGATGATTATGGTGGATGCTCTTAAACGTGCGTCTGCAGGCACAATAACCGCAGTGATTCCTTACTTCGGATATGCCAGACAAGATCGACGTCCTCGCTCTGCAAGGGTTGCCATCTCTGCCCGACTAGTTGCTAACATGTTGCAGTCAGTTGCTGGTGTAGGAAGAGTCTTAACGATGGACCTTCATGCTGATCAAATTCAAGGTTTTTTTGATATCCCAGTAGATAATATTTACGCCTCGCCAATCCTTTTGGCTGATCTTCAGCATAAAAATGATGGTGACCTACTCGTTGTATCCCCTGATATTGGAGGGGTTGTGAGAGCCCGTGCTTTGGCAAAACAATTAGGTTGTGACCTTGCCATTATTGATAAACGTCGTCCAAAAGCAAATGTTTCAGAAGTGATGCACGTCATTGGTGAAGTTGAAGGTCGTAAATGTGTCATTATGGATGACATGATTGACACTGGTGGCACGCTATGCAAAGCCGCTGAGGTTCTAAAGCAAAGGGGTGCCAAAAATGTCATGGCCTATTGTACGCACCCAGTCCTTTCTGGTAACGCTATTTCTCGTATTATGGAATCTGCTCTTGATGAGGTTGTGGTCACTGACACTATCCCTTTAAATGATGCTGCAAAATCTAGTCCTAAAATTAGAAGCTTATCGGTCGCCCCACTTCTTGGAGAAACCCTCCTCAGAATTAGTCGAGGAGATTCAGTTATTTCTATGTTTACGGAAACTGACTAGTCAAGCCCATTTAAAAAAGTTATAATGGAAGACTTTTCTGCTTGGTCGCGAGTAGAAAAGCACTAGCCCTAGTAGGGTTAGTAAACAAACCTTAAGGAGTCTTATATGAAAGTCGTCGCCTACGAACGTAGCGTACAGGGCACTGGTGCGAGCCGCCGCCTGCGCAACTCTGGAAAAACACCTGGCATCATTTATGGTGGAACAGAATTACCGCAAGCAGTGGAATTGGATCACAATGCTCTTTTCCATGCTTTAAAAAAAGAAGCCTTCCATTCATCTATCTTAGAGATTGAAGTGGCAGGTAAAGTGCAACAAGCTTTGTTGCGTGATTATCAGATGCATCCTTTTAAACCTTTAGTGCTTCATATTGATTTTCAGCGAATTGATGCTAAGCAAAAAGTTCACATGAAGGTTCCTCTTCACTTTAAAGGTGATGATATCTGCCCAGCAGTCAAAATCGGTGGCGGTGTGATTAATCATATTTCTAACGAACTTGAAATCATTTGTTTACCAACTGATTTGCCAGAGTTTATTGAAATTGACTTATCTAAAATGGAGCTTGATCAAGCAATCCACGCTAAAGATGTTGTCCTACCAAAAGGCGTTAGTTTAAGCTTGCATGTTGAGCAAGAAAATCCAGCTGTGGTAGTGGCTAGGGAACCAAAAGTTAAAGCAGAACCTGAAGCAACTGGAGCTCCTGAAGCTCCTGCAGCTCCAACTGCCACAAAACTGAAGGACAAAGAAGGTAAGGAGTAATTGCCCTCTGGATTAAAAACCCGCCATGCATTTATGGCGGGTTTTTTATTTTATAAACCCACAATAAAATTTCGTTTAAAGTTATTGCATGATTCAATTAATTGTTGGCCTCGGCAACCCTGGTGATGAGCATGTTTCAGACAGGCATAATGCTGGTTTTTGGCTATGCGATCAATTAGGATCAAAGTTCTCCACTTCTTTTGCAAATGAAAAAACTCTTAAAGGACAAGTTGCCAAAGTACAAAATGGCTCTTTAAAACTATTTCTTTTAAAACCTCAAACCTTCATGAATTTAAGTGGTGAATCCGTTGGGCAACTCGCTAAGTTTTATCAAATACCCCCTAAGCAAATTTTAGTATTACACGATGAACTTGATTTACCCGCGGGTGTAACACGGCTAAAATTTGGTGGTGGTACGGGGGGGCATAATGGTCTTAAAAGCATTTCAGCTCATCTTGGAACGCCTGATTATTGGCGCTTAAGAATTGGTATTGGTCATCCGCGAGATTTAGCTCCGGCAGGAAGTCCACATCAAGAGGTCGCAAGTTTTGTTCTTAAAAAACCTTCTCAAAATGAGCTCAAACTCATTGAAAAAACGTTTGAAAAAACTCTGCAAGTCTTACCTTTTATATTATCTGACGATCCCAGTTCTGCAATGAAAGACTTACATACTCATTGACCTCCTCCCCACCTAAAGTAAGGGGATTTTCGGGGTGTTTGATGAGTTACTTATTTTGTAATTGTCGATATTTTTCTAGTAATTGCGATTTATCTTCTAAAAACTCAGGGTTAAAAGGAATACAAGCAATCGGGCATACGATTTGGCATTGCGGTTTGTCGTAATGACCTACGCATTCAGTACATTTATGTGGGTCAATCTCATAGATTTCAAGCCCCATACTGATAGCATCATTTGGGCACTCTGGCTCACAAACATCGCAATTAATGCAATCATCCGTAATCATTAATGCCATAGATTACTCATTGCCTAGGTTATTTTTCTTTTTCAACCAAGCCTCAACCGAAGGAAATACAAATTTACTAACATCACCGCCTAAAAGTGCAATTTCGCGCACGAATGTTCCTGAAATAAATTGGTATTGGTCAGAAGGAGTTAAAAATAATGTTTCAACATCAGGTACCAAGTAGCGGTTCATGCCTGCCATTTGAAATTCATATTCGAAGTCTGAAACAGCACGTAACCCACGCAAAATTACTCTTGCATTATTTTTACGTACAAAATCTTTAAGTAATCCACTAAAACCTTCAATCCGAACATTTGGATAGTGGCCTAATACTTCTTGCGCAATTTGTATTCTTTCTTCTAAATTAAATATAGGCTTTTTATTTTTGCTATCAGCAATCCCAACTACAAGCTCTTCAAAAATGGAGGACCCTCTTCTGACTAAGTCTTCGTGACCTCTTGTAAATGGGTCAAAAGTGCCCGGATATACCGCTATCGCCATAATGCTGCTCCTCTAATTGGTTTACGCTTAGACGTCTTTACTTAACCGCAAAATACTTGCTCTTACAGCGCCAGCTATTAGTTGCTTCTCCACTTTCCATCCAGCTAATTTTTGAAGAATACGATCAATATCTAACTTTGAACTCGATTCTACATAAATAATTGGCGAGGTGTCCATTTTTGTCTTAGCGTTAATTAATAGCAAAGCCTCTTCGAGAAGATTAATTTGCTCAAATGGTGGGTCAATAAATATAAGATCAGCATCAATTGAGTCTTGATTTTTCAACCATTGCAAGGCATCCATGGCAACTACCGTAATTATAGAATGAGGT contains:
- the coaD gene encoding pantetheine-phosphate adenylyltransferase yields the protein MAIAVYPGTFDPFTRGHEDLVRRGSSIFEELVVGIADSKNKKPIFNLEERIQIAQEVLGHYPNVRIEGFSGLLKDFVRKNNARVILRGLRAVSDFEYEFQMAGMNRYLVPDVETLFLTPSDQYQFISGTFVREIALLGGDVSKFVFPSVEAWLKKKNNLGNE
- the rsmD gene encoding 16S rRNA (guanine(966)-N(2))-methyltransferase RsmD codes for the protein MRKSSLTQHRVRIIAGFWRSRQVDIVDVIGLRPSTDRVRETVFNWLNPYLNQAKVIDLFAGTGILGMESCSRGAKETLLIEKNPVVFRALQNNLEKLKPNPPHSIITVVAMDALQWLKNQDSIDADLIFIDPPFEQINLLEEALLLINAKTKMDTSPIIYVESSSKLDIDRILQKLAGWKVEKQLIAGAVRASILRLSKDV